The following nucleotide sequence is from Flavobacterium sp. N1736.
ATTAAAAAAACTATTTTCTCTCTCTGATTCTCTTATAAAACCTAAATCCCAGCATAATAATAATCGAAAATAAAAAAATTCCGATTACACCGAAAATCCAGTTGATGGCACTCTTTAAAACTACTAAAAAAACTACTGCAAAAAGTATAATCGTTGCACCTTCATTCCATAAACGCATAAAATTGTTTGAATATTTTACCTCATCATTTTGCAATTGCTTAAATATCTGATGGCATTTCAAATGATACAAATACAGCAGGAAAACAAAACATAACTTAACGTGCATCCACGGCATTTTGAGCCAGGCATTTCCTAAATCGGTAAAAAGCAACATCCAAAAAGCAAAAATACTAGCCAAAATTGCGGATGGCCAAGTAATAATATACCACAAACGATATGTCATTATTTTGTATTGCGCTTGTAGAATTTCCTTTTCCGGAGATGGTTTTTCATTGGCTTCTATTTGATATACAAACAAACGCACAATATAAAATAATCCCGCAAACCAGGTTATTACAAAAATAAGATGCAGCGATTTTAGATAATTATAATATTCCATTATTATTTATTTCAAGTTTCAAGTTTAAGGTTTTTTTTAAAGTTGATTGTAACTTGAAACCTTAAACTTGAAACAACTATTATTTTGCCCAATCATTAATCCAATTCCCAACTGTTTGGCACCATTCATCGTCGTCATTCAAACACGGAATTGCTAAGAATTCTTCTCCTCCATTTGCTTCAAAATCTTCTTTGGCGCGCATCGCAATTTCTTCCAGAGTTTCTAAACAATCAGAGACGAACGCTGGTGTTACAACTGCAAGGTTTTTGATTCCTTTTGCCGGCATTTTGTCGATTTCAACATCAGTATATGGTTCTAACCATTTATCTCCTGCTAAACGCGATTGAAAAGTCAGACTATATTTATCTTCCGGAAGTCCTAATAATTTTACGACTTGTCTGGTAGTTTCATAACATTGATGACGATAACAAAAATCGTGCGCCGGTGAAGGTGTGCTGCAACAAGAACCATCAATTTTACAATGTGATTTCGTTATATCTGTTTTGCGAATATGGCGTTCCGGGATTCCGTGGTAAGAAAACAATAAATGATCATAATCAAATCCAACCAGATATTTCTGAATAGAATCGGCTAAATTCTTGATGTAATCCGGTTTGTTGTAAAACGCAGGAACATCGGTAAAAGTCATTTGAGGGAATTTCTTTTTACGGATTTCTTCGGCTTTTACTAAAATCGTCAAAGTCGAAGCCATTGCATATTGCGGATATAAAGGAAAAAGCAATACTTCGGTAACGCCTTTATCGTGCAATTCCTGAAGTCCTTTTTCGATCGTCATGCTTCCGTAACGCATTGCCAGCGAAACTGGAACATTTACCAAAGGCTGTACTTTTTTCTGCATTCTTTCTGAAAGAACCACTAATGGAGAACCTTCATCCCACCAAATTTTCGCATAAGCGTGAGCTGATTCTTCCGGTCTTTTTCTTAAAATAATTCCTCGAACCAACAAAGCTCTCAATAAATACGGAACATCGATCACGTATTTATCCATTAAAAATTCGTCTAAATATGGTTTTACATCTTTTGTAGTTGGACTTTCCGGAGATCCTAAGTTTACTAATAATACGCCTTTCATTTATTCTTTGCTTTAGGCTTTAAGCTTTAGGCTTTAAGCATTTTGTTTGTTTTAATTTTCGTCAAAAGTAGAACTTGTCACTTTTTAGAAATATGATAAATGTTATTTTTTATTTATGTTCTGATATCTAAAACTGATGCTAAATTACTCTCCATTTAAGATTATATTGTTTAACTCTTTCTTCATTTTTTCTTCCCATCTTTTTCCATTTCTCTTTTCAAGATAAATGTTTGTTATTTTATAATATTTACTAACTGCACTATCCAATTCTTCATTGCCTACTGTACAGCCTAAATTCTTTATAAACAAACCGTATTTGCGATAGACATTTACTATCTTGTTACCTCTTAATAATTCTAAAGAATCACGAGGCGGAAGTACTAATCCAAAACTAAAAGTTTTTACGCTATCGGCTTTAATATCATGATATGCCTGATTTTCATATTTTGCCAACAACGGATTCTCTTCAGATTTACAACCACAAAAAGCGATTAAAGCAATCAAAATACCTTTCTTCATTATTATACATTCGTATTAATCGACATTAGATATTTCTTTGGAGTTGTGGCAAACTTTTTCTTGAAAGCCGCAATAAAATGACTTCCGGTGCTGTAACCAATTTTCAATCCAACTTCGTTTACATTATAAGATCCGCTATCAAGAAGTTTTCGGGCGAAATCCATTTTGTAATCAAATAGAAAACCGTAAACCGTGTCGCCGTAAATTTGTTTGAAACCCATTTTAAGTTTCTTCAAATTCAAACCAATTTCATCTGCCAGCTCTTGCAATCCGGGTGGTTCAGCCATATTGGCGATGATAATTTCTTTGGCTTTTCTGATCTTCAAAACGTTATCTTCATCAATCAAAAACGGACATTGTTCTGCATTTGGATCTTCGGTTCTGTTAAAATACAGACTCAATAATTCATATCCTTTTCCTTTATAATAAAGGTTTTTTATGGATGGATGAAGGTTGTAATGAAACAGCTGACTTAGCACAATAGCCATTGAAGGACTTATATTTCCTTCGTTATAGTACTTTTTGTCCTTATTATCAGGACTTAAAAAAGTAATATAATCTGCTTCGGCAGAAAACAATGCGTGAAA
It contains:
- a CDS encoding CopD family protein — translated: MEYYNYLKSLHLIFVITWFAGLFYIVRLFVYQIEANEKPSPEKEILQAQYKIMTYRLWYIITWPSAILASIFAFWMLLFTDLGNAWLKMPWMHVKLCFVFLLYLYHLKCHQIFKQLQNDEVKYSNNFMRLWNEGATIILFAVVFLVVLKSAINWIFGVIGIFLFSIIIMLGFRFYKRIRERK
- the hemH gene encoding ferrochelatase; translated protein: MKGVLLVNLGSPESPTTKDVKPYLDEFLMDKYVIDVPYLLRALLVRGIILRKRPEESAHAYAKIWWDEGSPLVVLSERMQKKVQPLVNVPVSLAMRYGSMTIEKGLQELHDKGVTEVLLFPLYPQYAMASTLTILVKAEEIRKKKFPQMTFTDVPAFYNKPDYIKNLADSIQKYLVGFDYDHLLFSYHGIPERHIRKTDITKSHCKIDGSCCSTPSPAHDFCYRHQCYETTRQVVKLLGLPEDKYSLTFQSRLAGDKWLEPYTDVEIDKMPAKGIKNLAVVTPAFVSDCLETLEEIAMRAKEDFEANGGEEFLAIPCLNDDDEWCQTVGNWINDWAK
- a CDS encoding helix-turn-helix domain-containing protein — protein: MSSQEIIKIEDDFTLIRFQNDSPQPFFAQHEVGSGLIQFHFGIKGNAKFLFNQGSYALDLKEEKSLLLYNPQKELPLNLELAPNSWVISVIVSIKKFHALFSAEADYITFLSPDNKDKKYYNEGNISPSMAIVLSQLFHYNLHPSIKNLYYKGKGYELLSLYFNRTEDPNAEQCPFLIDEDNVLKIRKAKEIIIANMAEPPGLQELADEIGLNLKKLKMGFKQIYGDTVYGFLFDYKMDFARKLLDSGSYNVNEVGLKIGYSTGSHFIAAFKKKFATTPKKYLMSINTNV